In a single window of the Rhizoctonia solani chromosome 16, complete sequence genome:
- a CDS encoding DNA topoisomerase 1, translated as MKVLCVAEKPSIAKSVAQILSGGHFTSRPTQSPYHKNYDFYYAKTGDNYTMTAVSGHLTEKDFGSALRSWNSCDPFQLFDAPIETRVSKDGERIERNLLSEARGAQMLMIWTDCDREGENIGAEVEACYYSSIHHAAQNPVDLDRAQADAVEARILLDLRYGAAFTRMQTLTLQPRFPQLQEGLISYGPCQFPTLGFVVSRYEQVQAFVPEPFWYIHLSIVSPDADDEEETAFSWRRHHVFEFDVALALYEGTVENPTARVTKVTKKPTKKWKPLPLTTVELQKAASRLLHMTPKKALDVAEKLYNDGLIAKQTVDPDWGGFAAGLQNGGFQRPRDGKKNDKAHPPIHPTAHAGNLVGEAKKVYEYVARRFLACCSKDAEGFQTTVDVVVNDEEFSATGLIVLERNYLEVYKYDKWVGKHLPDFQEGQEFMPSVCELKDGETTSPSLLTEADLVTLMDKNGIGTDATIAQHIQTIIDRQYVIARQEGSTKYLVPSTLGIGLIEGYNRIGFDKSLSKPLLRRETERMMVQVCDRQTTKAEMMARSIDQYKEVFIRAKQQFHLVVDSVGQRINGGPIATNNDAIAPNGRGGRGGAGGRGAGGRGGGRGRGGGQGNPRPPGENQNSDSDSDGDDDGGRGRGGSRGRRTATRGRAAASPVARRGRGGRSTAQSDDAPQPTRRTVGTTQPTGGETRQGVTCQCGEPAGERTVTKEGPNKGRKFFTCGKDRTCDFFEWFDGPSKSNEDSFSRPVQKSRSTIPAKRKSTEHMPPDDSRRCSCKLTAVQRTVLKDGPNKGRSFWACSNSEQARCGFFEWDDNGASEAGGSGFTPTTHAQPRNEGQGRCFKCDQPGHWSNACPNGNANPRTQFRNEGTTSSDTSGVCFKCNEPGHWSNACPNGDAGNSRGTSGGVEDGVRAKAQLDLGRPHGGDEDGDEDERRADLGLQTIIDYNAILY; from the exons ATGAAGGTACTTTGCGTGGCGGAGAAACCTTCCATCGCAAAATCGGTCGCTCAGATTCTATCAGGGGGTCATTTCACTAGT AGACCCACCCAGTCGCCATACCACAAGAACTATGACTTCTATTATGCCAAGACGGGAGACAATTACACGATGACTGCGGTCTCTGGGCACTTAACGGAAAAAGATTTCGGATCTGCCCTTCGCAGCTGGAACTCCTGTGATCCTTTCCAACTATTCGATGCACCGATCGAGACAAGAGTTTCCAAA GATGGAGAACGTATCGAGAGGAATCTCCTCAGCGAAGCACGGGGTGCCCAAATGTTGATGATTTGGACGGATTGCGATCGTGAAGGGGAGAATATTGGTGCCGAGGTCGAGGCG TGCTATTATTCCAGC ATTCATCATGCTGCTCAGAATCCGGTTGACCTTGACCGTGCACAGGCCGACGCAGTAGAAGCCCGCATTCTTCTGGACTTGCGTTATGGTGCTGCTTTTACTAGAATGCAGACCCTCACTTTACAACCTCGATTCCCGCAACTGCAAGAGGGATTGATATCCTACG GACCATGTCAATTTCCGACTCTGGGCTTTGTCGTATCCCGATACGAACAGGTACAGGCTTTTGTTCCAGAGCCTTTTTGGTACATCCATCTCTCCATCGTTTCACCGGACGCcgatgatgaagaggagACTGCTTTTTCATGGCGAAGACACCACGTATTCGAGTTTGATGTTGCGTTGGCACTATATGAAGGTACTGTAGAGAATCCCACAGCACGGGTGACAAAGGTGACAAAGAAACCAACCAAGAAATG GAAACCTCTTCCGTTGACTACTGTTGAACTTCAAAAGGCCGCGTCTCGGCTCCTTCATATGACACCAAAAAAAGCATTGGAT GTTGCGGAGAAATTATACAACGATGG TCTCATTGCTAAACAGACAGTGGATCCTGACTGGGGTGGGTTCGCCGCTGG ACTACAAAACGGCGGATTTCAGCGTCCTCGTGACGGGAAAAAGAACGATAAGGCGCATCCTCCTATCCATCCTACCGCGCATGCCGGAAATCTGGTGGGCGAGGCCAAAAAAGTTTACGAGTATGTTGCTCGGCGATTCTTGGCTTGTTGTTCCAAGGACGCAGAAGGGTTCCAAACCACAGTCGATGTCGTAGTAAATGACGAAGAATTCAGTGCCACTG GGCTGATTGTTCTGGAGCGAAATTATCTTGAAGTATACAAATATGACAAATGGGTTGGAAAACACCTACCTGATTTCCAGGAGGGCCAGGAATTCATGCCGAGCGTTTGCGAGCTAAAGGACGGCGAAACTACTAGTCCCTCCTTATTGACAGAAGCCGATTTGGTTACTTTGATGGACAAGAATGGGATTG GAACTGATGCAACCATTGCTCAGCATATTCAAACCATTATTGATCGCCAATATGTGATCGCACGTCAGGAAGGCTCAACTAAATACCTCGTGCCCTCTACGCTAGGCATTGGCCTCATTGAAGGCTACAATAGGATAGGGTTTGATAAGTCGTTGAGTAAACCACTATTGAGACGTGAG ACCGAGCGTATGATGGTACAGGTCTGCGATCGCCAAACTACCAAAGCAGAGATGATGGCTCGGAGTATTGACCAATACAAGGAGGTTTTCATTCGCGCTAAACAACAATTCCATTTAGTTGTTGAT AGCGTCGGGCAACGTATCAATGGTGGCCCAATAGCTACCAATAATGATGCCATAGCCCCAAATGGAAGAGGTGGTAGGGGAGGCGCCGGGGGTCGAGGTGCAGGCGGAAGAGgtggaggaagaggaaggggAGGTGGCCAAGGTAATCCACGGCCTCCTGGCGAAAATCAGAATTCAGATTCCGATAGTGATGGTGATGATGATGGGGGTCGAGGTCGTGGTGGGAGCCGTGGACGACGCACCGCTACACGAGGGCGGGCTGCTGCATCGCCTGTTGCGAGGCGCGGTAGGGGCGGGAGGTCTACCGCCCAATCCGATGATG CACCTCAGCCGACACGTAGAACGGTGGGTACCACGCAACCAACAGGCGGCGAAACACGCCAAGGCGTTACCTGTCAATGTGGAGAGCCTGCTGGCGAACGAACAGTTACCAAGGAGGGGCCTAACAAAGGTCGTAAATTCTTCACTTGTGGGAAGGACCGAACCTGCGACTTTTTCGAGTGGTTTGATGGCCCTTCCAAGTCTAATGAAGATAGCTTCTCCAGGCCCGTGCAGAAATCTCGATCCACGATACCTGCTAAGCGTAAATCCACCGAACATATG CCACCTGATGACAGTCGACGTTGCAGCTGTAAGCTAACTGCTGTTCAGCGCACTGTGCTAAAGGATGGACCGAATAAAGGCCGATCATTCTGGGCATGCTCAAACTCGGAACAGGCGCGTTGTGGCTTCTTTGAATGGGATGATAACGGGGCGAGTGAGGCCGGCGGCAGTGGGTTCACCCCGACAACACACGCCCAGCCAAGAAACGAAGGCCAGGGTAGATGCTTCAAG TGTGACCAACCAGGTCACTGGAGCAATG CGTGCCCGAATGGCAATGCCAATCCCCGAACCCAATTTAGAAACGAAGGAACCACGAGTAGCGACACATCAGGTGTTTGTTTCAAG TGCAATGAACCGGGGCATTGGAGTAATGCCTGCCCTAACGGAGATGCTGGCAACTCAAGAGGGACATCAGGGGGGGTAGAGGACGGGGTAAGAGCAAAGGCTCAACTAGACCTCGGACGTCCTCACGGGGGGGACGAGGACGGGGACGAGGACGAACGAAGGGCGGATTTGGGGCTGCAGACGATTATTGACTATAACGCCATACTATATTAA
- a CDS encoding glycosyltransferase family 90 protein: protein MKQRRFIFRTVSHYRRFVLIAATVSTLSFLCLSPLFSTSTAWRVALQLLPPTPNSLGLRPSHKAAYDLPVHEIIEGGRHPIHGLITDAEAKRNNLVQRQSTTLSAAVKEYRRRYGRQPPAGFEQWYEFARSINFKLIDEFDQIDRDITPFLALPPHIIHNRIELASKDDHSYHLTIKDGNATIGGPLGHWDVAVEFEKLIRPFVKSLPDMKFYVSGHDGGPTILPEDMRLAVNRVLKQGKRLTQDEVTHLEDLKRNPRRGVANACLEDPVTFYPSALPERNPHTHTFISDHRLSMSFCANPTILNNPAKRHGYFAYDVPHQRSAFPLLVQSQPEPGGAILHPALQSYLSAEVYHSRFGPIVPWRNRSETVFWRGRTTGEWFSRAHDWRFSHRIRIHTLATPGGNLTDPNVTPEVEVLVEDEMDGNIHLKMYSRDTLNEKYMDVSLIGGPVQCDNSENDHTCQEMDSLKWGKETGWDGGLSNKYLLDIDGNGWSSRFQRLMTSGAVVFKMSIFPEWNSDWLIPYYHYVPVQTDYSDLYDALAFFIGTPDGLPGHDDLAEKIGAQAHRFTVEQWRPEDMQVYIYRLLLEYAQKTRKAYWKELEIGQRRAEERRVDTKQKNNKRKHDQTVSPLNEDVSQWLILLSRGPREPLRRVPRPISLRRRPQGILREFSTNLSDPSLFGSYAGLEAVAKFIAKTGIGRRPGGPPATAQSM, encoded by the exons ATGAAACAAAGGCGCTTTATCTTCCGTACAGTGTCTCATTATAGACGCTTTGTCTTGATTGCTGCCACTGTTTCTACGCTTAGCTTCCTCTGCCTCTCGCCCCTATTTTCAACCTCCACAGCCTGGCGCGTCGCTTTGCAACTTCTTCCACCAACACCAAACTCCTTGGGCCTTCGCCCCTCTCACAAGGCTGCATACGACCTTCCAGTACATGAGATCATTGAGG GTGGCAGACACCCAATCCACGGTCTTATCACGGATGCTGAGGCAAAACGGAATAACCTCGTTCAAAG ACAGAGTACTACGCTCTCTGCTGCAGTAAAAGAGTATCGACGCCGTTATGGACGCCAACCTCCTGCGGGGTTTGAACAGTG GTATGAATTCGCTCGGAGCATCAACTTCAAACTCATAGATGAG TTCGACCAGATCGACCGGGATATTACTCCCTTTCTCGCCCTTCCACCTCATATCATCCATAATCGAATTGAGCTTGCATCCAAAGATGACCATTCTTACCATTTGACTATCAAGGATGGTAACGCCACCATCGGTGGACCCCTCGGTCATTGGGACGTCGCCGTAGAGTTTGAAAAATTGATTCGACCTTTTGTTAAGAGTCTCCCAGACATGAAATTTTACGTTTCAGGGCATGATGGTGGCCCGACAATTCTACCAGAAGATATGCGTTTGGCAGTAAACAGGGTACTTAAGCAGGGAAAAC GCCTTACCCAGGATGAAGTTACCCATCTTGAAGACTTAAAACGGAACCCACGGCGAGGAGTCGCGAACGCGTGCCTCGAGGACCCTGTTACATTCTATCCATCAGCCCTCCCAGAGCGAAACCCGCATACACATACCTTCATTTCCGATCATCGCCTGAGCATGTCATTTTGTGCCAACCCAACAATCCTCAATAACCCAGCGAAGCGGCACGGATACTTTGCTTACGATGTTCCTCACCAACGGTCCGCATTTCCCCTCCTTGTACAATCCCAGCCCGAGCCCGGCGGAGCTATTCTGCATCCAGCGCTTCAAAGCTATCTATCTGCGGAAGTATATCATAGTCGGTTTGGACCAATTGTGCCGTGGCGAAACCGTTCCGAGACAGTCTTTTGGCGCGGACGTACAACGGGCGAATGGTTTAGCCGAGCTCACGATTGGCGTTTCTCCCATCGTATTCGGATACATACATTAGCCACACCAGGTGGGAACCTTACCGATCCCAACGTGACTCCTGAGGTAGAAGTGCTGGTAGAAGATGAGATGGATGGAAACATTCATCTCAAAATGTACTCAAGGGATACCCTAAACGAAAAGTACATGGACGTGAGCTTGATTGGAGGTCCTGTGCAATGCGACAATTCAGAGAATGATCACACTTGTCAAGAGATGGATAGCTTGAAGTGGGGCAAGGAGACAGGGTGGGATGGTGGCTTGAGTAACAAGTATCTTCTCGACATTG ACGGAAATGGCTGGTCGTCCCGTTTTCAGAGACTTATGACATCTGGAGC TGTCGTATTCAAGATGTCGATTTTCCCAGAGTGGAACTCGGATTG GCTCATCCCGTACTATCACTATGTGCCTGTGCAGACCGATTATTCGGACCTCTATGATGCTCTTGCTTTCTTCATTGGTACTCCTGATGGACTACCAGGACATGACGACCTTGCCGAAAAGATTGGTGCTCAGGCCCACAGGTTCACGGTCGAACAGTGGCGACCAGAAGACATGCAGGTTTAT ATATATCGTTTGCTGCTCGAGTATGCTC AAAAGACGCGAAAGGCGTACTGGAAGGAACTCGAAATAGGCCAACGTCGGGCTGAGGAGCGACGTGTAGATACCAAACAGAAGAACAACAAGCGAAAGCATGACCAGACCGTATCCCCTTTGAATGAGGACGTCTCC CAGTGGTTAATTCTGTTGTCAAGAGGCCCACGTGAGCCACTACGGCGAGTACCACGCCCAATTTCACTACGACGTCGACCCCAG